The Natator depressus isolate rNatDep1 chromosome 19, rNatDep2.hap1, whole genome shotgun sequence DNA segment GACAGGGCAGCACTGCAGGTGCCACGGCAGGGCTTGGCTGGGCGTCATTCTCTTCGTGGCGGTGCAGCTGGGAAATCCTGCCTCTATGCCTTCTGCTTTTCCTGATAGAGTTTATTCCCCGGCCCAATAACAGCCCACCTTCATTGGTCCCCACAGGCTCTGACCGCCGTGCGCCCAGCCTGGCGTAACGCCGGCGGACACAGTCCAGCCCAGACACCGCAGCCGGAGGCGCTCCGGGAAAGGCTCCAACAGACAGAGAGGTGCAGGGCCGCCTGCCCTCTGTCCTGGCCGGGCGCTTCCCGTCTCGTGCTGACGCTATTCTCGCCcatctctcctcttcctctctaGCACGTGTTGTTCTGCTACAAGGTTTTCTGGGAGCTCGTGTTCCATTTCGTGCGTGAGGTAAATGGCACTTGCAAATGCTGGCTCTGTCCCTTGCCTCCACCGTCATGCTCACATGGGGTTCCTTGTTCCGAGCCGTGACCATGCACACAGGTCTCCATTGGAGCTTTGCCGAACGCCTCCACTTCGTTTCCACCCTCCCATGCACTCGGAGCCAAGAGGCATGGAGCCAGCGCACCCCGAGCAGAGGAAGTGTGCTTATAAAACAGGGGCAGGTTGGCTTCCACCACCTGGAAAGGGGTCTGGGCGTGTGGGGGCGTTAATTAGCTCTCAGACCCATTCATATCCATTATACCAGATCCCTGCACTTATTGGGGAGGGGTACAGACACCTGCCACCTGCCGAGGACCCTCCGTGATGCCCAGAACGTTTCACTTGCATCCAGTATATCGCATACCCAGAGTCACTCCTGCACCCAGTGTGAGTCTGTGCCTTGTGCTGGGGGGTCAGCCCTGCTCTGACCCAGGTGCACGTCACTCCCCTGTCTCTGCGCCTCTGGGAGGGCTACAGGCGTGTGTGTCTCAGTGGGTCTGAACCTTCCTGGAAGGGTCTGATGCCAAAGCAGCGAGCAGGCAGCCTCTgggccctcctcccccactaccTGATGCAGAGACGACCTGGGCTGTGTTTGCCTGGGGGCCCCAGGCCGAAGGGAGTGAGTTGGGCTGGGCCGAGCCAGTCTTGGCCATCTCTGTATGGGGCTGCGCGTGCTGCCCCAGTGACAGTGCCGGCACTATGTCTGGGTCCGACTGGCTTGCAGGTCAGCGCAGTGCTGGGATCATGGCTGGAGAGCTGCAGCGAAGCTTGCGATGGGGATGGCGCTTGCACACCTGttcctggccagcagcagcccggggcagGTCAGTATTCTGGGAAGCCACAAAGCCCTGCCCCGGTTCAGCAGTGTCCTGCAGCGCCCGGGACGTGCTGCGGGCTCCCTGGGCTTTCCCCACCGGGCAGCGAAGGCTGGGTGCGCTGGGCTGCAGTGCAGGTGCCGGGCTGCAATGAGACAGGCCCTGGGGGCTTTCTGGTTCTCTAGTCACTTTGCTCTCAGCAGATGCAGGCCCTGGGGCCCAGGCTCTCCCTGTACATATCCAGAGGACGTGCTCAGCCTTACAGCTGCAGCACTCAGCTGGGTCAGGCCATGCAGCCGGGAGAAGCGTGAGCATTCTGTAGCATGAGGCCGCGTCCCCGTGGGGAGCATCACACGTGGCTGTGGGCAATTGCACAAGCAGGGCCGTCTTGCTGTCTCCtaggctgtggggagctgcagaggctGCAGGACGCCAGCACTGCCGTCCTGGAAAGGCTTATGGGGCTGGAGGCTGAGGTCAAGTATGTCAGCACTGAGCTGCGTGCAGAGAAATTACTGTGGAGCAGCAGGTACCTGGAGCTGCTgagggagcagcaggagctccGTGACCAGGTAGGCCTCAGGCAAACGCCACAGCCACGTGGCTGCCTCCCCAGCGTGCCAGGGGGCGGGGGCCTTTCCTCACCTGCTTGCCCCTTTCCAGTTCCAGCAGTGGGGACGGAGCTGGGGGCCCGAGGCCAAGGACACCCTGGAGATGCAGAGCAAAGCCGAGGCTCCCAGTGCGGATGGATCGGATGGGTGGTGCATGGGAGATAGCGGCTGGGGCCTCCAGACGCCGTCAGGTGAGGAAACCTCCGGGGGACTGGGGTGGCGGGAGGCGCAGAGAACAGTGTGCCCCTGTGAGTGTGCCAcgggggtgggggccgggggaaggacccccgcccccagcctcacCCAGGGTGCAGCATCACCTGGGCGATGAGCGCTACCTGGCTGTCTGGTGCAGGTTGGTCACAGGGCGACAGCCGGGGCAGGGGGGACTGCGGGGCCAGCGGCTGTCCCAGCCCGTGCAGAGGGGGAGGTGGCCAGCGTGCTGCGGCGCCCTGTGCTGCATCGGCGTGGGCTGCTGGCgcgtggctggggggaggggtcggGCAGGTGGCATGTGTTGCTGGATGCCCCATGGGCCGAGCCTGGCTGCCGTCTCCCGTACCCAGTCACCCTCCCATCTGCTGCCTCGCAGGGGAGCGGCCGCAGCCTGTCCGGCCAGACACGAGCCCCTGCGGCGCGCTTCAGAGCTGTCCTGCTGCCAGCTGCCCAGGCCGGGCGTCTGCATCTTCGGCTTTCGCAAGCTTCATCCCCAGGCCCAGCTCAGCACCCGTGGACGTGGGCAGGTGCATCCCTGGCTCCGGCCCTGCACTCTGAGTGCAAGCTGCTGTGGATGGGGCCCAGGGggggaagcggcggggctccTGCTGCCAGCCTCACTCTCCGGGCCTCACCCGCTGAGCTGCGCCCAGCTCCCCCGGCATGGTCAGGAGGTGGAGCCCGGACTttgcagggcccagcccccaggATTGTTCCCTGTAGTCTGCTCCCCACGGCAGTGGCCAGTTCACATCCAAAGGGACAAGCAAtgaaccccccccgccccagttctCGCTGCCTCACATGCCCCCCAGTCCCTGTTCCATGGGATGGCGCTCGCGCCTACCCCCTCACATGGTCACCAGGCACACCGTGCCCCAGAGCACACCAGTGCCGTGGGCAAGGGCCGTGTATTATCCCTTCTACAGAGCCCGGGCAAAACACGTATGGagagtgctggagggggtggggggtccaggcCATGGGCCCTGGTGCtggtgtggggagtgggggacaGGCCCTCGGCCCCAGTGGGGCTGCAGGTTCGTGCCCCggctgggaagaggaggcaggccctaggggggtggggggagaaaggagaggCCATGGCCCCAGTGTCAGTGGGTGTGGCAggccctggtgtgtgtgtgtggggggggggggcggaggagggacAGGGTCTCAGGCCCAACGCCGGGCTGTGGAAGGGGAGAGGATGCGGCTGCAATGAGCTGAGGCAGGTGCTGATGGGGAACC contains these protein-coding regions:
- the LOC141974748 gene encoding uncharacterized protein LOC141974748, with the translated sequence MRKPSPPSLPHRWLLRSRAWCRWLLSLVRTSLSGLLVLWRLMWHVLFCYKVFWELVFHFVREVSAVLGSWLESCSEACDGDGACTPVPGQQQPGAGCGELQRLQDASTAVLERLMGLEAEVKYVSTELRAEKLLWSSRYLELLREQQELRDQFQQWGRSWGPEAKDTLEMQSKAEAPSADGSDGWCMGDSGWGLQTPSGERPQPVRPDTSPCGALQSCPAASCPGRASASSAFASFIPRPSSAPVDVGSIQLCRAQQHPGTRASVPRSPWDLRLGHRAKVLLQSGGVGAGTIRYLGVFPDQAEFSVGVELEDPGHGAHDNVLVGHCCFPCKAGHGAFVPFRKVLMVGE